The sequence below is a genomic window from Bombus pyrosoma isolate SC7728 linkage group LG9, ASM1482585v1, whole genome shotgun sequence.
caaaaattctttatatattagttcttttttatatacgtTTGACGATGTGTTTTCAGTAAAGAAACCAGAGAAAATACGTTTCCAAATCTGAagttcttaattaatattcgatcACGTTTCGTAAAATTCCAACGAAGGTTATCGATATTTTGCCACATCAGAAACCTTGAATATCGACATCACTTCACTATTACATTTCTTGCAAATTTCTTCTCATCACGAGGCATACATCCTATTGATTTCGTGTTGATAACGTTCTTGCACTGCTTTCCTTTTAAGCTTGAATGCAGCTGTTACCAGTCCCATATCAGGTGACCACTGTTCTGCACACAGTTTCACAGCACCAGGTATTTCGAACCTCTGAAGATTGcctgtattaaaaataaagattatttaaacatcATTAAAAAGGTTTGAAAATTGGTACTTGGACAaacgataatttttcaaatatctacaTTTTTTGGCTTGTTCAACCAGCTCCTGTAACACCGCTTTTTCAATATCAGGATTATCGCACAGTTCCTCTAAATTTTTTCCTGTAATACCTAAGTCACTGGCAATCTGTTCTAAATAGTATTGGTTAGGTACTACTAGTGCCACTGTATAAGATTTATGCGAATCTCCATAAACACAAATATTCTCCACAACAGGACAGGTTTTCAGTTCTGCTTCAACTTTACCCAAAGATACGTATTCACCAAGCTGCAATTTAACTAGATCCTTCTTTCGAtctgtaaaaatttatattaaccCAATTAAAAAGgtgctgaaatattttttccaagaaGGCTATAACATGGAGATTAAAACTTAATATAacctataatttttatgcaacCATCCTCATGAATTTCTCCAATATCGCCGGTTCTGAACCACTGTTTTCCATCTTCATAAAAAAAGTCTTCTTCCGTTTTGTCTGGTAACTTGTAATACCCAGCCGATACATTTGCACCaccaattaatatttctcctCTAGGATATGGTGTATCCGTAACTCTGTAACCAGCTTCCTCCCAATTTTCTAATCGAATATCACAAATAGTGGTTGGTCCTCCTACTCTTCCTGTACTCCTATCATGCTcttaaaaatgagaaatcgtataatttaatgtatcaAACAAAACATCGtttaataagaaacaaaaagaaaaagaaatacatactGTCCATAACCGTAGCACAAGAAGTTGTTTCTGTAAGGCCATATCCTTGAGTCAATGTGGCACAGAGACACATTTTGACTTGAGTTTGGGTATCTGGAGTCAAAGGAGCACCACCACAAAGTATAAGCCTAACCTTTCCACCAAGAACTTGTCTTGCAGCTccaaaaacatatttattgcaGGCAGGTGTATCGTAACCACGCTTATAccatttcaatttgtattcaTAGGCAAATCTGAAAATGGTCCGATTCAGAGGCCCCGATTTCTTTACCTTTTCATTGATACCTTTACAGATACGGTCCAAAATAAGCTATAAAAGATACAGAAcaccaaaattattatatactaaCGTCACAGTATgatgtaatacaatttttgaacCTTACTGGCACGGAAGTTACACAAGTTGGTCGCAGAACCGACGCGTCCCCTTTGGATCCTCTTTGAATCTTACTACTCGAATCGATCATAGTAAGAGGCGAACTATAACCGATGGGCACACCGCTTAAAAGGCACACACTCTCAGCAAGAAG
It includes:
- the LOC122570680 gene encoding long-chain-fatty-acid--CoA ligase 4 isoform X2 — encoded protein: MEMESFWVISAVNAIKAISYLYDLLTFPVYLVLQRPWEKRKASRRIKARPITKDEQSITYRSVDPPREMHISLERENIDTLEKVMGWITKKHGEKKCVGTREILAEEDEVQSNGRIFKKYKMGEYKWKNYNDMDRLTTSFGRGLKEYNLTMHKNIVIFAETREEWMIAAYGCFKQNMTVVTIYATLGEEAIAHGINETEVNTVITSHNLLPKFKRLLNVLPNVKTIIYMEDQLVPTDTKGYKADVRLLPFSDILQTGNSSAASLSSPKSSDTAIIMYTSGSTGVPKGVLLSHTNVISVMKSFCDVVEIRSDDVFLAFLPLAHVFELLAESVCLLSGVPIGYSSPLTMIDSSSKIQRGSKGDASVLRPTCVTSVPLILDRICKGINEKVKKSGPLNRTIFRFAYEYKLKWYKRGYDTPACNKYVFGAARQVLGGKVRLILCGGAPLTPDTQTQVKMCLCATLTQGYGLTETTSCATVMDKHDRSTGRVGGPTTICDIRLENWEEAGYRVTDTPYPRGEILIGGANVSAGYYKLPDKTEEDFFYEDGKQWFRTGDIGEIHEDGCIKIIDRKKDLVKLQLGEYVSLGKVEAELKTCPVVENICVYGDSHKSYTVALVVPNQYYLEQIASDLGITGKNLEELCDNPDIEKAVLQELVEQAKKCNLQRFEIPGAVKLCAEQWSPDMGLVTAAFKLKRKAVQERYQHEINRMYAS
- the LOC122570680 gene encoding long-chain-fatty-acid--CoA ligase 4 isoform X1; translation: MIVDEKPEMESFWVISAVNAIKAISYLYDLLTFPVYLVLQRPWEKRKASRRIKARPITKDEQSITYRSVDPPREMHISLERENIDTLEKVMGWITKKHGEKKCVGTREILAEEDEVQSNGRIFKKYKMGEYKWKNYNDMDRLTTSFGRGLKEYNLTMHKNIVIFAETREEWMIAAYGCFKQNMTVVTIYATLGEEAIAHGINETEVNTVITSHNLLPKFKRLLNVLPNVKTIIYMEDQLVPTDTKGYKADVRLLPFSDILQTGNSSAASLSSPKSSDTAIIMYTSGSTGVPKGVLLSHTNVISVMKSFCDVVEIRSDDVFLAFLPLAHVFELLAESVCLLSGVPIGYSSPLTMIDSSSKIQRGSKGDASVLRPTCVTSVPLILDRICKGINEKVKKSGPLNRTIFRFAYEYKLKWYKRGYDTPACNKYVFGAARQVLGGKVRLILCGGAPLTPDTQTQVKMCLCATLTQGYGLTETTSCATVMDKHDRSTGRVGGPTTICDIRLENWEEAGYRVTDTPYPRGEILIGGANVSAGYYKLPDKTEEDFFYEDGKQWFRTGDIGEIHEDGCIKIIDRKKDLVKLQLGEYVSLGKVEAELKTCPVVENICVYGDSHKSYTVALVVPNQYYLEQIASDLGITGKNLEELCDNPDIEKAVLQELVEQAKKCNLQRFEIPGAVKLCAEQWSPDMGLVTAAFKLKRKAVQERYQHEINRMYAS
- the LOC122570680 gene encoding long-chain-fatty-acid--CoA ligase 4 isoform X3 gives rise to the protein MESFWVISAVNAIKAISYLYDLLTFPVYLVLQRPWEKRKASRRIKARPITKDEQSITYRSVDPPREMHISLERENIDTLEKVMGWITKKHGEKKCVGTREILAEEDEVQSNGRIFKKYKMGEYKWKNYNDMDRLTTSFGRGLKEYNLTMHKNIVIFAETREEWMIAAYGCFKQNMTVVTIYATLGEEAIAHGINETEVNTVITSHNLLPKFKRLLNVLPNVKTIIYMEDQLVPTDTKGYKADVRLLPFSDILQTGNSSAASLSSPKSSDTAIIMYTSGSTGVPKGVLLSHTNVISVMKSFCDVVEIRSDDVFLAFLPLAHVFELLAESVCLLSGVPIGYSSPLTMIDSSSKIQRGSKGDASVLRPTCVTSVPLILDRICKGINEKVKKSGPLNRTIFRFAYEYKLKWYKRGYDTPACNKYVFGAARQVLGGKVRLILCGGAPLTPDTQTQVKMCLCATLTQGYGLTETTSCATVMDKHDRSTGRVGGPTTICDIRLENWEEAGYRVTDTPYPRGEILIGGANVSAGYYKLPDKTEEDFFYEDGKQWFRTGDIGEIHEDGCIKIIDRKKDLVKLQLGEYVSLGKVEAELKTCPVVENICVYGDSHKSYTVALVVPNQYYLEQIASDLGITGKNLEELCDNPDIEKAVLQELVEQAKKCNLQRFEIPGAVKLCAEQWSPDMGLVTAAFKLKRKAVQERYQHEINRMYAS